The genomic interval GCATGTTTGCTATTTCTTTGTGTGAGTACTCTTCAAATATGTACAAGTTCAGAACGGTACGGTAACCCGGCGGTAAAACATGTATGGCATCCTTTATCGCTGCCACCGTCCATGCAAAATTTTCTTCGTCTACGATCGCGTTATCTTCTTCTATATCTATATTGTCCACTTCTTCAAAGTATACCTTCTTTCTTCTCAGGTGGCTCAGGCAGTGATTGACCACTATCCGCTTGATCCAGGCTGTCACACTTCCTGCATTCTCCAGGCGCTCAATGTTCCTGAATACCTGCATAAAAGCCTCCTGCAAAGTATCTTCAGCATCCGCCGGACTCCCTGTCATACGCAAACAGATGTTATACATTGCACCAGAATAGGCGTTGTACAACTCACGGAATGCGTGCATGTCTCCCTTTTTACACCGGGATACCAGGTGGTCTGTTATGGTAGTATTGTTCAAGTTGTTGGCTGATGCTTGCATATTAAAGACATTATTTCAGAAAAAGGTTGCACGTAAAGGGGAAGAAATTTGTAGAATCAGGGGGTTAAAAACACTCAGAACATCACAACTATATAAATGCCAATTACTTATTTATCAAGAAAGGACGCAACCTAAGAATAGGTCACGTCCTGTTCCATCCTTATATATACCTAAAAAAAGGTCATATCAGTTTCCGTCCTTTACGCGGTTCTGTTCGTCTTCCAGGCCGGTTTTACGGGTACGTGCCGCTTTAATGCTGGTATTTCCGAAACGGTAGCTGAAAGACAGTCTGAACTGCTGGCTTTCCCATTTGCTTCTTACACCGGTATAACGGCCACCATTTTCAAAACTTCCGCGGAAACGCTGCATATTAAAAACATCGCTTACATTGAATTTAATACTTCCTTTCTTGTGCAGGACCTGTTTGGATACACCCATGTCAACGGCTGCCATTGATTTCATTCTGAACAGGCCTTCATCAGCGATCTGTGGAGAAAGGTAGAAGATACTTACTTCGGCGCCGATACCTGCAGGTAAAGTGAAGGTCTGCTGGCTGCGTCCCATAAATCCGCCACCGGAAACAGTTACCAGGCGGGCGTCCACCATCGTCTGGAACTTGTTGTAGTATGCTGACAGGTAAGTAAAGCTGCTCCACCATTTGGTGATCGTAACCGGGAAAGAAACGTTCAGGTTTACGATGTCTGATTTCGCAACGTTCAGGTATTTATAGCGGAGCGTCAGTGTATCGCCTGTCACCACATCCTTATCTGCTTCGATGATCTGCGTAATCTTGTCTTTGGTATGTGTATAGCCAACTGAAGTAGTCAGGAAATGTTTAAACGTATGTGTCAGCTCGATATTGTTAGAGTATGAAGGTCTCAGATAAGGATTACCAGCCATGATAGTATATCTGTCCAGGTATATCTCGAATGGGTTCAGATCTTCATAATCAGGTCTCTGCAAACGGCGGCTGTAAGAGATGCCCAGCTGATGGTCCTTTGCTGCGTCATAGCTGACAAAGACACTTGGGAAGAGATTGAAGTAGCTGGTATCTGTCACCCGGTTGATCGTAATGGAATTACCTTCCACATTGCTCTGTTCAGCGCGTAAACCTAACTGTACATTGACCTTTTTGAACTGTTTCTGGAAATTGATGTACGCTGCATTTACATTCTCTTTATAGATAAAATGATTGGAGCGGTTCTTATCATATATCCAGTTACCGTTACGCAGGGAATCAAATTTTACATCGTTATCCGTTTTTACAAAGCTCAGTTTAAAACCAGCTTCGAACTTGGCCTGATGAGGTAAAGGATGAACATAATCAGCTTTGATGGTTTTAATATCGATTGTATTAGGCTGACTATTACGTGAGGTATCGCCATGCATATAATTCTTACCAGCCGGATCCCATATAGTAGAGTAAATGCTGTTTCCCTGCCTGTCTGTGTTGCGTGCATAGTCCAGGTCCACATTCAACTCCTTCCCTGTTGTATCAAGAACAGCCCTGTAGTTCACGTTGTAAGCCCATCTTCTCCAGGTTCCCTTATTGAAGGTATTTGTCTTCAATGTTGAATCTATCGTTTCTCTACCTCCTATCAGTGTAGTAGCTTCGGCTGGTTCGTCCGAGTTCCT from Chitinophaga filiformis carries:
- a CDS encoding RNA polymerase sigma factor, encoding MQASANNLNNTTITDHLVSRCKKGDMHAFRELYNAYSGAMYNICLRMTGSPADAEDTLQEAFMQVFRNIERLENAGSVTAWIKRIVVNHCLSHLRRKKVYFEEVDNIDIEEDNAIVDEENFAWTVAAIKDAIHVLPPGYRTVLNLYIFEEYSHKEIANMLDISESTVKTQYMRAKDKVRQIIKQKKVIR
- a CDS encoding outer membrane beta-barrel family protein; this encodes MKSTTTLLASILLLCSIKTTQAQTIETARIAGRVTQTGNKPVEFATITLLKAKDSSLVKGAIADINGQYEFEQVKQGKYLIAAAYVGMTKAFSKPFEIKGSSPVTIETLSLGTDAKNLKEVNVTAKKPFVEQRADKMVVNVEASIIGAGGTAMDVLEKSPGITIDKDDNINLKNKSGVIIMIDGKPTNMSSQDVAQLLKSMPSSNIEQIELITNPSAKYDAAGNAGIINIKLKKNRTVGTNGNLSISGAYGLTPKWSGSLNLNHRNEKFNLFGSYNYNHRENQQHLGLYRTGTTDGKYTVFDQQNIRHRKSDYHGAKVGMDYFINKNNTIGVMVDAGFRNSDEPAEATTLIGGRETIDSTLKTNTFNKGTWRRWAYNVNYRAVLDTTGKELNVDLDYARNTDRQGNSIYSTIWDPAGKNYMHGDTSRNSQPNTIDIKTIKADYVHPLPHQAKFEAGFKLSFVKTDNDVKFDSLRNGNWIYDKNRSNHFIYKENVNAAYINFQKQFKKVNVQLGLRAEQSNVEGNSITINRVTDTSYFNLFPSVFVSYDAAKDHQLGISYSRRLQRPDYEDLNPFEIYLDRYTIMAGNPYLRPSYSNNIELTHTFKHFLTTSVGYTHTKDKITQIIEADKDVVTGDTLTLRYKYLNVAKSDIVNLNVSFPVTITKWWSSFTYLSAYYNKFQTMVDARLVTVSGGGFMGRSQQTFTLPAGIGAEVSIFYLSPQIADEGLFRMKSMAAVDMGVSKQVLHKKGSIKFNVSDVFNMQRFRGSFENGGRYTGVRSKWESQQFRLSFSYRFGNTSIKAARTRKTGLEDEQNRVKDGN